A window of Dictyoglomus sp. genomic DNA:
GTGATTGGTCTTCCAATTACCAAATAATCTGATCCTTTCTCTAGGGCTTCTCTTGGGGTCATTATTCTTTGCTGGTCGTCTTTTATATCTTTTGTTAGTCTTATTCCTGGAGTTACTATGAGTAACCTTTTTTTGAGATTTTTCCTAAGCAATTCTATTTCCTGAGGTGATGCAATAACCCCATCTAGACCTGTTTCTTGAGCCAATTGAGCTAGAAAAAGAACCTGTTCTGGAAGAGAACGGGATACTCCCCAACTTCTTCTAAATCCTTCCTCTGAAAAACTTGTTAAGACCGTAACTCCTAATAAATATGGGGTTTCCTTTTTATTATTAATTTTGTAGTTTTTTGTAATTTCCACTGCCTTTCTTAACATATCTTCCCCACCTAAAACATGTAATGTGATCATCATAGGATCTAATTCTATAAGTTTCTCAAGTGTTCTTCCAACGGTATTAGGTATGTCGAATAGTTTTAAATCAATAAAGACTTCTCCTCCCATATTTTTTATTTTTGATACAATTTGGGGTCCAGCAGAAACAAATAATTCCAAACCTACCTTAAAATTTTTCACTAAAGGTAAAAGACTTTCCACCATTTTCAGGGCCTGATATTCTGTAGGAAAATCTAATGCAACAATTAATGGATCTCTCATGAAAAATCCTCCTTTCTTTTATGAGCTAATCCTATCAAGTCTTGAATTTTTTCTTCTCTAAAGTAATTTTCAAGCTCTAAGACAATTTCTTTTCCAATATTAGGGTTAATAAAATTAGCGGTTCCAATTTCTACTAAAGACGCCCCTGCCAAAATATATTCCATAACATCCCCAAATTCCATTATTCCTCCGCAACCCACAATTGGAAGAAAGCCTTTCTCATAAATTTCCCAAATATATCTTAAAACCAAAGGTTTAATAGACGGTCCTGACAAACCAGCAAATATCCTTTTAAATATAGGTTTTCTAATCCTCCAATCAATAGCTAAGCCTAAAAAGGTGTTAAAAACAACTACCGCTTCTGCTCCTGCATTTTTTAGAAGATTTATTAGAATTAATATTCTTTCTGTCTCAGGAGACAATTTTACCCAAACAGGTTTTTGAGATATTTTTACAACACTTTTTGTTAGTTCGTAAGTAATATCTGTATCTAAGCCAAAATATATTCCTCCTTTATCTACATTAGGACAAGAAATATTAAGCTCTATTCCTGAAATCTTTAAATCCTTCAAATTTTTTGCTAATTCTATATATTCCTTAACACTCTCACCTGCAATAGAGACAAAAATATTTGTATTAATTTTTTCTAAAAAGGGCATTTCCTCCTCAAGAAACTTTTCAAGTCCAGGATTTTCTAGAC
This region includes:
- the pyrF gene encoding orotidine-5'-phosphate decarboxylase codes for the protein MRDPLIVALDFPTEYQALKMVESLLPLVKNFKVGLELFVSAGPQIVSKIKNMGGEVFIDLKLFDIPNTVGRTLEKLIELDPMMITLHVLGGEDMLRKAVEITKNYKINNKKETPYLLGVTVLTSFSEEGFRRSWGVSRSLPEQVLFLAQLAQETGLDGVIASPQEIELLRKNLKKRLLIVTPGIRLTKDIKDDQQRIMTPREALEKGSDYLVIGRPITAHPTPSSVVQEIRAQISDILESRI
- a CDS encoding dihydroorotate dehydrogenase, whose translation is MNSNLQIKVGSLIFKNPVLLASGTSGFGKEISKFYPLEILGGFVTKSITLKPKRGNPPPRIWETPCGLLNSIGLENPGLEKFLEEEMPFLEKINTNIFVSIAGESVKEYIELAKNLKDLKISGIELNISCPNVDKGGIYFGLDTDITYELTKSVVKISQKPVWVKLSPETERILILINLLKNAGAEAVVVFNTFLGLAIDWRIRKPIFKRIFAGLSGPSIKPLVLRYIWEIYEKGFLPIVGCGGIMEFGDVMEYILAGASLVEIGTANFINPNIGKEIVLELENYFREEKIQDLIGLAHKRKEDFS